A section of the Oryza sativa Japonica Group chromosome 1, ASM3414082v1 genome encodes:
- the LOC4327695 gene encoding uncharacterized protein, translating to MSLPVAKLGTLALRTLSKPIASRLKNQAAVHPKFRNFIICIAQINHRVTTRIQRRIYGHATDVEITPLNEEKAVQAATDLIGEGFIFSVAVAALIFEVQRNARSEARKEEARKQELEELKQREESLSKDLEDLKLRLAEIEHLAKGRGLSGILNFKGVHGAESSKAATPA from the exons ATGTCGCTGCCGGTGGCGAAGCTGGGGACGCTGGCGCTGCGGACGCTGTCCAAGCCCATCGCCAGCCGCCTCAAGAACCAGGCCGCCGTCCACCCCAAGTTCCGCAACTTCATCATCTGCATCGCGCAG ATTAACCATCGTGTTACTACAAGGATACAAAGGCGCATTTATGGGCATGCAACAGATGTGGAAATCACACCTTTAAATGAGGAGAAAGCTGTACAAGCTGCTACGGATCTCATTGGAGAAGGCTTTATTTTTTCG GTTGCTGTTGCTGCTTTAATTTTTGAGGTGCAAAGAAATGCAAGGTCAGAGGCTAGGAAGGAGGAAGCTCGTAAACAGGAACTTGAG GAATTGAAACAACGGGAAGAGAGTTTATCTAAAGATTTGGAGGATCTTAAACTGAGGCTTGCTGAAATTGAGCACCTCGCTAAAGGACGAGGCCTTTCAGGAATCTTGAACTTCAAAGGTGTTCATGGAGCAGAAAGCAGCAAGGCAGCAACACCTGCTTGA
- the LOC4327696 gene encoding protein ASYMMETRIC LEAVES 2, with product MTGGGSGGAGACAVCKHQRRKCEPNCELAAYFPANRMNDFRALHLVFGVANLTKLIKANATEAARRRAAETLTWEARWRERDPSEGCYREVSCLRRDNAALRAENAALRRQADQCACCAGAAGVRHASSPTTLQHQLLLVSAYNGATAARPGNVVPHNATVVPGGFVAAAAGVRGANGNGAMSSVRPPPHHVQAPATQTVTGFVAHAQDDRYRAVSVCPPAANAAAVPRSGAAVRGQGDYRDKISDAAR from the coding sequence atgaccggcggcggcagcggcggcgccggggcgtGCGCGGTGTGCAAGCACCAGCGGCGCAAGTGCGAGCCCAACTGCGAGCTGGCCGCCTACTTCCCGGCGAACAGGATGAACGACTTCCGCGCGCTGCACCTCGTCTTCGGGGTGGCCAACCTCACCAAGCTCATCAAGGCCAACGCCACcgaggcggcgcgccgccgcgccgccgagacGCTCACCTGGGAGGCGCGGTGGCGGGAGCGCGACCCCTCCGAGGGGTGCTACCGCGAGGTCTCCTGCCTCCGCCGCGACAACGCCGCCCTGCGCGCCGAGAacgccgcgctccgccgccaGGCCGACCAGTGCGCGtgctgcgccggcgccgccggcgtcaggcacgcctcgtcgccgacgacgcTGCAGCACCAGCTGCTGCTGGTCTCGGCGTAcaacggcgccaccgccgccaggcCTGGCAATGTTGTGCCGCACAACGCCACCGTCGTGCCGGGcggcttcgtcgccgccgccgccggcgtccgcggTGCCAACGGCAATGGAGCCATGTCGTCCGtgcggccgccgcctcatcaCGTGCAAGCTCCGGCGACGCAGACCGTGACCGGCTTCGTCGCGCACGCGCAGGACGACCGATACCGCGCCGTGTCTGTCtgcccgccggcggcgaacgccgccgccgtgccgaggTCCGGCGCAGCTGTGAGAGGTCAGGGTGACTACAGGGACAAGATCAGCGACGCCGCGAGGTAA
- the LOC4327697 gene encoding uncharacterized protein has protein sequence MRAVVQRVLSASVEVEGRVVSAIGPGLLVLVGVHEADTDADADYICRKVLNMRLFPNEKTEKAWDQSVLQRKFEVLLVSQFTLYGILKGNKPDFHVAMPPAKAKPFYASLVEKFQKSYSADAVKDGIFGAMMKVSLVNDGPVTMQVDSSSLQNPAQSSNGDVGSVGDNEAQVPKETS, from the exons ATGAGGGCCGTGGTGCAGCGTGTCCTCTCGGCAAGCGTCGAG GTGGAGGGGCGGGTGGTGTCGGCGATTGGCCCCGGCCTCCTCGTCCTTGTCGGCGTCCACGAGGCCGACACCGACGCCGACGCTGACTACAT TTGTCGGAAGGTTCTGAACATGAGGCTATTTCCTAATGAGAAGACTGAAAAGGCATGGGATCAAAGT GTTTTGCAGCGGAAATTTGAAGTTCTATTAG TCAGTCAATTTACCTTATATGGAATCCTGAAGGGTAACAAGCCAGATTTTCATGTGGCTATGCCACCTGCTAAAGCAAAGCCATTCTATGCTTCTTTAGTCGAGAAGTTCCAGAAATCATACTCAGCTGATGCAGTGAAAG ATGGCATTTTTGGAGCAATGATGAAG GTTTCTTTAGTGAACGATGGCCCTGTAACAATGCAAGTTGACTCATCCTCATTGCAAAATCCTGCTCAGTCAAG CAATGGTGATGTTGGCTCAGTTGGGGACAATGAAGCACAAGTACCTAAAGAGACTTCTTAA
- the LOC4327698 gene encoding C2 domain-containing protein At1g53590 isoform X2, with protein sequence MWPICMEKIVSQLLRPIIPWFLDKFKPWTVSKAGVQELYMGRNSPLFTSMRVLPETSDDDHLVLEIGMNFLSAEDMSAVLSMQLHKSVGLGMTANMHLTSMHVEGKILVGVKFVRSWPFLGRVRLCFVEPPYFQMTVKPLIGHGLDVTEFPGISGWLDKLMDTAFGQTLVEPNMLVIDVEKFVSTPSDNDWFSIEERPPVAYVKLEILEGSDMKPSDMNGLSDPYVKGRLGPFKFQTQIQKKTLSPKWFEEFKIPITSWESLNELAMEVCDKDHMFDDSLGTCTIDIHELRGGQRHDKWISLKNVKKGRIHLAITVEDISEEKGLEESSRKVDAELPISTSVNKFNADELPDEKQVLVDEVEHINIDGQEQPGGLYVHRPGTGVPKTWESRKGRARNPDTEIYKEVDKSKDAPTPKSSGQGGFFGSFFRKSLKKGSFHDIDPGIPTTPGPQSATELDPKIPQTPRPNLKEAGEKRTSIKIVVDEDAKPTRSAGDAENLTEDVAKVMEKNAGEPGRSLTSILSRKISRKKPEDKLSDIPEQTEAQASELVKEGPVPVEGKPIDGHPTTENGHGDGASGEAAETQTSAQTSQ encoded by the exons ATGTGGCCTATCTGTATGGAGAAGATCGTCTCACAACTTCTACGACCCATAATACCATGGTTCTTGGATAAGTTCAAACCTTGGACAGTT AGTAAAGCAGGAGTTCAGGAGCTTTATATGGGCAGGAATTCACCACTGTTTACTTCAATGAGAGTTTTACCTGAGACATCAGATGATGACCATTTG GTTCTGGAGATAGGGATGAATTTTCTATCTGCTGAAGATATGAGTGCTGTACTTTCTATGCAGCTGCATAAGAGTGTCGGACTTGGAATGACTGCAAACATGCATCTGACTAGCATGCATGTTGAGGGAAAG ATTCTAGTCGGTGTGAAGTTTGTCCGGAGTTGGCCATTTCTTGGCCGTGTAAGACTATGTTTTGTGGAGCCTCCTTATTTTCAGATGACTGTAAAGCCACTCATTGGTCATGGGCTTGATGTCACTGAGTTTCCAGGAATTTCAGGATGGCTG GATAAGTTGATGGATACTGCATTTGGGCAGACATTAGTTGAG cCCAATATGCTTGTTATCGATGTGGAAAAATTTGTATCGACTCCCTCAG ACAATGACTGGTTCAGCATTGAGGAGAGACCTCCTGTTGCATATGTGAAACTTGAGATTTTAGAAGGATCCGACatgaaaccatctgatatgaaTG GGCTCTCCGACCCTTATGTGAAAGGTCGTCTTGGTCCTTTTAAATTCCAAACTCAGATACAGAAGAAAACACTATCCCCTAAGTGGTTTGAAGAATTCAAAATACCCATTACATCGTGGGAGTCATTAAATGAACTTGCCATGGAAGTGTGTGATAAGGACCACATGTTTGATGACTCGCTTGG AACATGTACTATAGATATCCATGAGCTGAGGGGTGGTCAGAGACATGACAAATGGATATCACTCAAGAATGTCAAGAAAGGAAGGATTCACTTGGCAATAACAGTTGAAGATATATCAGAG GAGAAGGGGTTGGAAGAATCATCAAGGAAAGTTGATGCTGAACTACCAATATCAACATCCGTCAACAAGTTTAATGCTGATGAACTGCCTGATGAAAAGCAAGTCTTAGTAGATGAAGTGGAGCACATTAACATTGATGGGCAAGAACAACCTGGAGGATTATATGTGCATCGCCCTGGCACTGGAGTTCCCAAGACATGGGAATCACGGAAAGGGCGAGCACGTAATCCTGACACGGAGATTTACAAAGAAGTTGACAAATCAAAGGATGCGCCTACCCCAAAAAGCAGTGGACAAGGGGGTTTTTTTGGCTCCTTTTTCCGGAAGAGCTTGAAGAAGGGAAGTTTCCATGATATTGATCCCGGTATTCCTACAACGCCAGGGCCTCAGAGTGCAACAGAGCTTGATCCGAAGATCCCACAAACTCCACGTCCAAACCTTAAGGAGGCCGGTGAAAAACGGACATCGATAAAGATAGTAGTCGATGAAGATGCGAAACCGACAAGGAGTGCGGGAGATGCAGAGAACTTGACAGAAGATGTAGCCAAGGTGATGGAGAAAAACGCAGGTGAGCCAGGTAGATCACTGACAAGCATACTGAGTAGAAAGATTTCCAGGAAGAAACCAGAGGACAAGCTGTCTGATATCCCAGAGCAGACTGAAGCTCAAGCATCTGAGTTGGTGAAAGAAGGGCCTGTTCCAGTTGAGGGTAAACCTATTGATGGTCATCCGACAACTGAAAATGGCCATGGAGATGGTGCTTCAGGAGAAGCAGCTGAAACGCAAACTAGTGCTCAGACTTCACAATGA
- the LOC4327698 gene encoding C2 domain-containing protein At1g53590 isoform X1 yields the protein MDAGELPIVYHIGIVLAALWAAGSLGFRHSVLFLLAFLYLYMVNARCAMKLRKRIQHEEMKSAYQRRLLSDAESVRWLNYAIKKMWPICMEKIVSQLLRPIIPWFLDKFKPWTVSKAGVQELYMGRNSPLFTSMRVLPETSDDDHLVLEIGMNFLSAEDMSAVLSMQLHKSVGLGMTANMHLTSMHVEGKILVGVKFVRSWPFLGRVRLCFVEPPYFQMTVKPLIGHGLDVTEFPGISGWLDKLMDTAFGQTLVEPNMLVIDVEKFVSTPSDNDWFSIEERPPVAYVKLEILEGSDMKPSDMNGLSDPYVKGRLGPFKFQTQIQKKTLSPKWFEEFKIPITSWESLNELAMEVCDKDHMFDDSLGTCTIDIHELRGGQRHDKWISLKNVKKGRIHLAITVEDISEEKGLEESSRKVDAELPISTSVNKFNADELPDEKQVLVDEVEHINIDGQEQPGGLYVHRPGTGVPKTWESRKGRARNPDTEIYKEVDKSKDAPTPKSSGQGGFFGSFFRKSLKKGSFHDIDPGIPTTPGPQSATELDPKIPQTPRPNLKEAGEKRTSIKIVVDEDAKPTRSAGDAENLTEDVAKVMEKNAGEPGRSLTSILSRKISRKKPEDKLSDIPEQTEAQASELVKEGPVPVEGKPIDGHPTTENGHGDGASGEAAETQTSAQTSQ from the exons AtggacgccggcgagctgcCCATCGTGTACCACATCGGCATCGTGCTGGCCGCGCTGTGGGCCGCGGGCTCCCTCGGCTTCCGCCACtccgtcctcttcctcctcgccttcctctACCTCTACATG GTAAATGCTCGCTGTGCAATGAAATTGCGGAAGAGAATACAACATGAAGAAATGAAATCTGCCTACCAACGAAGA CTGCTATCTGATGCAGAATCAGTACGCTGGTTAAATTATGCAATAAAAAAGATGTGGCCTATCTGTATGGAGAAGATCGTCTCACAACTTCTACGACCCATAATACCATGGTTCTTGGATAAGTTCAAACCTTGGACAGTT AGTAAAGCAGGAGTTCAGGAGCTTTATATGGGCAGGAATTCACCACTGTTTACTTCAATGAGAGTTTTACCTGAGACATCAGATGATGACCATTTG GTTCTGGAGATAGGGATGAATTTTCTATCTGCTGAAGATATGAGTGCTGTACTTTCTATGCAGCTGCATAAGAGTGTCGGACTTGGAATGACTGCAAACATGCATCTGACTAGCATGCATGTTGAGGGAAAG ATTCTAGTCGGTGTGAAGTTTGTCCGGAGTTGGCCATTTCTTGGCCGTGTAAGACTATGTTTTGTGGAGCCTCCTTATTTTCAGATGACTGTAAAGCCACTCATTGGTCATGGGCTTGATGTCACTGAGTTTCCAGGAATTTCAGGATGGCTG GATAAGTTGATGGATACTGCATTTGGGCAGACATTAGTTGAG cCCAATATGCTTGTTATCGATGTGGAAAAATTTGTATCGACTCCCTCAG ACAATGACTGGTTCAGCATTGAGGAGAGACCTCCTGTTGCATATGTGAAACTTGAGATTTTAGAAGGATCCGACatgaaaccatctgatatgaaTG GGCTCTCCGACCCTTATGTGAAAGGTCGTCTTGGTCCTTTTAAATTCCAAACTCAGATACAGAAGAAAACACTATCCCCTAAGTGGTTTGAAGAATTCAAAATACCCATTACATCGTGGGAGTCATTAAATGAACTTGCCATGGAAGTGTGTGATAAGGACCACATGTTTGATGACTCGCTTGG AACATGTACTATAGATATCCATGAGCTGAGGGGTGGTCAGAGACATGACAAATGGATATCACTCAAGAATGTCAAGAAAGGAAGGATTCACTTGGCAATAACAGTTGAAGATATATCAGAG GAGAAGGGGTTGGAAGAATCATCAAGGAAAGTTGATGCTGAACTACCAATATCAACATCCGTCAACAAGTTTAATGCTGATGAACTGCCTGATGAAAAGCAAGTCTTAGTAGATGAAGTGGAGCACATTAACATTGATGGGCAAGAACAACCTGGAGGATTATATGTGCATCGCCCTGGCACTGGAGTTCCCAAGACATGGGAATCACGGAAAGGGCGAGCACGTAATCCTGACACGGAGATTTACAAAGAAGTTGACAAATCAAAGGATGCGCCTACCCCAAAAAGCAGTGGACAAGGGGGTTTTTTTGGCTCCTTTTTCCGGAAGAGCTTGAAGAAGGGAAGTTTCCATGATATTGATCCCGGTATTCCTACAACGCCAGGGCCTCAGAGTGCAACAGAGCTTGATCCGAAGATCCCACAAACTCCACGTCCAAACCTTAAGGAGGCCGGTGAAAAACGGACATCGATAAAGATAGTAGTCGATGAAGATGCGAAACCGACAAGGAGTGCGGGAGATGCAGAGAACTTGACAGAAGATGTAGCCAAGGTGATGGAGAAAAACGCAGGTGAGCCAGGTAGATCACTGACAAGCATACTGAGTAGAAAGATTTCCAGGAAGAAACCAGAGGACAAGCTGTCTGATATCCCAGAGCAGACTGAAGCTCAAGCATCTGAGTTGGTGAAAGAAGGGCCTGTTCCAGTTGAGGGTAAACCTATTGATGGTCATCCGACAACTGAAAATGGCCATGGAGATGGTGCTTCAGGAGAAGCAGCTGAAACGCAAACTAGTGCTCAGACTTCACAATGA
- the LOC4327700 gene encoding uncharacterized protein isoform X2 — MSEVDREELRCVRRAFANLDRACRSTCRVPPGRPARRIRFCLVGGKLVREGEESRRKGRGSTRGSPRRTAAWGNRRRRRSPPPPGRRRRMSCARCFVLLAALLVEQSSSIYGRRRGCAGAATASSRPSGDAAATPPPAARPPPSAAAPAALSRRLRAAALSPHLRHRRPPTVSPRAPAPPVRPRTPPLAATRARRSCSPRSRASPREREIEENRMTARDYEAGARGHGHDRLPCCGIGIGWFLFIVGFFLGAIPWYVGAFLLWCSRVDYREKPGYVACAIAAVLATIAIIIGATAGAA; from the exons ATGAGCGAGGTGGACCGGGAGGAGCTCCGGTGCGTGCGCCGCGCGTTCGCCAACCTCGACCGTGCCTGCAGGAGCACCTGCAGGGTGCCGCCGGGGAGGCCTGCGCGCCGCATCCGGTTCTGCTTGGTGGGGGGAAAACTCGTGCGGGAGGGCGAGGAGtcgaggaggaagggaaggggaagCACGAGGGGGTCCCCACGGCGAACAGCGGCGTGGGGGAATCGCCGTCgtcgaaggtcgccgccgccgccgggtcgtCGGAGGAGGATGAGCTGTGCTCGGTGTTTCGTTCTGCTCGCTGCGCTTCTAGTTGAGCAATCCTCTTCAATCTATgggaggcggcgcgggtgcgcgggggcggcgacggcgtcgtctAGGCcgagcggcgacgcggcggcaacaccaccaccggcggcacgtccgccgccctcagccgccgcccccgccgccctcagccgccgcctccgcgccgccgccctcagcccccacctccgccaccgccgcccaccgACCGTCAGCCCCCGCGCACCCGCGCCGCCCGTCCGCCCCCGcacaccgccgctcgccgccacccgCGCCCGCCGTTCCTGCTCGCCCCGTAGCCGTGCATCgccccgagagagagagattgaagagaaccgtatgacag CTCGAGATTATGAAGCAGGTGCTCGTGGACATGGTCATGACCGCCTTCCTTGCTGTGGGATTGGCATTGGCTGGTTTTT ATTCATAGTCGGTTTCTTCCTCGGTGCTATTCCTTGGTATGTCGGAGCATTCCTACTGTGGTGTTCTAGAGTGGACTACAGGGAGAAACCAGGATATGTAGCATGCGCTATAGCG GCTGTCCTTGCCACCATTGCTATAATAATCGGAGCTACCGCTGGAGCTGCTTAA
- the LOC4327700 gene encoding uncharacterized protein isoform X1 codes for MSEVDREELRCVRRAFANLDRACRSTCRVPPGRPARRIRFCLVGGKLVREGEESRRKGRGSTRGSPRRTAAWGNRRRRRSPPPPGRRRRMSCARCFVLLAALLVEQSSSIYGRRRGCAGAATASSRPSGDAAATPPPAARPPPSAAAPAALSRRLRAAALSPHLRHRRPPTVSPRAPAPPVRPRTPPLAATRARRSCSPRSRASPREREIEENRMTVGWRRRGGAPAGGGGRRRGGSRLDEVRLRRRPPGRGSASATGRPEEVRLRRRPPTGRGPPPPPAADRARTASAADCPDEVRPPLAAIPRACARESRGDPWRRPPPPRPPAAAVRAAGASSAARASPPPIAITGPSSARRRHLLALRAPPPPPRRAVHRQLRASRASPPRAPAATGSSSATRAPPPHIVVAAPLRRCLSVTERWRSAAGARSWREEREEGTN; via the exons ATGAGCGAGGTGGACCGGGAGGAGCTCCGGTGCGTGCGCCGCGCGTTCGCCAACCTCGACCGTGCCTGCAGGAGCACCTGCAGGGTGCCGCCGGGGAGGCCTGCGCGCCGCATCCGGTTCTGCTTGGTGGGGGGAAAACTCGTGCGGGAGGGCGAGGAGtcgaggaggaagggaaggggaagCACGAGGGGGTCCCCACGGCGAACAGCGGCGTGGGGGAATCGCCGTCgtcgaaggtcgccgccgccgccgggtcgtCGGAGGAGGATGAGCTGTGCTCGGTGTTTCGTTCTGCTCGCTGCGCTTCTAGTTGAGCAATCCTCTTCAATCTATgggaggcggcgcgggtgcgcgggggcggcgacggcgtcgtctAGGCcgagcggcgacgcggcggcaacaccaccaccggcggcacgtccgccgccctcagccgccgcccccgccgccctcagccgccgcctccgcgccgccgccctcagcccccacctccgccaccgccgcccaccgACCGTCAGCCCCCGCGCACCCGCGCCGCCCGTCCGCCCCCGcacaccgccgctcgccgccacccgCGCCCGCCGTTCCTGCTCGCCCCGTAGCCGTGCATCgccccgagagagagagattgaagagaaccgtatgacag TGGGCTGGAGGAGGCGCGGTGGCGCACCTGCGGGCggtggagggcgccgccgcggaggctcGCGCCTGGACGaagtccgcctccgccgccggccgcccggaCGAGGTTCGgcctccgccaccggccgcccgGAGGAggtccgccttcgccgccggccgccgaccgGACGaggtccgcctccgccgcctgccgccgaccgggcgaggaccgcctccgccgccgactgccCGGATGAGGTCCGCCCGCCGCTGGCTGCCATTCCGAGAGCATGCGCAAGAGAGAGCAGGGGGGATCCttggcgccgcccgccgccgccgcgtcctcccgcCGCAGCCGTCCGAGCTGcgggcgcctcctccgccgcccgagCTTCGCCTCCGCCTATCGCCATCACCGGCCCGAGCTCtgcccgccgccgtcatctGCTTGCTCTGCGAGCGCCCCCTCCACCGCCTCGACGAGCCGTGCACCGGCAGTTGCGGGCTTCTCGAGCTTCGCCGCCCCGAGCGCCGGCAGCTACAGGCTCCTCCTCTGCCACCCGAGCTCCGCCTCCGCACATTGTCGTCGCCGCCCCTCTCCGCCGTTGCCTCTCGGTGACAGAGAGATGGAGGTCCGCCGCGGGCGCCCGTTCTTggcgagaagagagagaagaggggacaaactga
- the LOC4327700 gene encoding large ribosomal subunit protein eL20z isoform X3 encodes MGGGGGDEREKAKGGGGGGGGGGGGGEYGTFQGPPSYPPPRPPVVGYPQPAPPPGLYGQGDPYYRPRGGYQGIPARDYEAGARGHGHDRLPCCGIGIGWFLFIVGFFLGAIPWYVGAFLLWCSRVDYREKPGYVACAIAAVLATIAIIIGATAGAA; translated from the exons atgggcggcggcggcggcgacgagcgcgagaaggccaagggcggcggcggcggaggaggaggaggaggtggaggaggagagtaCGGGACGTTCCAGGGCCCGCCCAGCTACCCGCCCCCGCGCCCGCCGGTCGTCGGGTACCCgcagcccgcgccgccgccggggctcTACGGCCAGGGCGATCCATACTACCGCCCCCGCGGCGGGTACCAGGGCATTCCCG CTCGAGATTATGAAGCAGGTGCTCGTGGACATGGTCATGACCGCCTTCCTTGCTGTGGGATTGGCATTGGCTGGTTTTT ATTCATAGTCGGTTTCTTCCTCGGTGCTATTCCTTGGTATGTCGGAGCATTCCTACTGTGGTGTTCTAGAGTGGACTACAGGGAGAAACCAGGATATGTAGCATGCGCTATAGCG GCTGTCCTTGCCACCATTGCTATAATAATCGGAGCTACCGCTGGAGCTGCTTAA
- the LOC4327701 gene encoding GDSL esterase/lipase At4g10955 yields the protein MGSNGGGGGGGKQVLWEFHATGPRNISNPSWRDLIRSSWTDPNYRRIAVSCFVQAAYLLELDRQEKRNGESALAPNWWKPFKYKLVRPLIDSRDGSIYGVLLEWDQLAALSDLIVLRPNGAPKVVLAIRGTVLKQSTVVRDLEDDFRFFTMESLRGSVRFTGALEALKSAIDKRGSNNVCIAGHSLGAGFALQVGKTLAQDGIFVECHLFNPPSVSLGMGLRKLQEKAGKVLKRYVSGSSSNATELSHPTEDGGAASEIGEEKLIKEVKRWVPNLYINSCDYICCFYADRSGVATVTAEKHDGHSGTHSKLFVIAKGPKKFLEAHGLQQWWSDDYELQLAVHDSKLMYRHLKSLYVNES from the exons ATGgggagcaacggcggcggcggaggtggcgggaAGCAGGTGCTGTGGGAGTTCCACGCGACGGGGCCCCGCAACATCTCCAACCCCAGCTGGAGGGACCTCATCCGCTCGAGCTG GACAGATCCCAACTACCGAAGAATTGCGGTTTCATGCTTCGTGCAGGCTGCGTATCTACTGGAGCTAGACAGGCAGGAGAAGAGAAACGGTGAAAGCGCCCTTGCTCCTAACTGGTGGAAGCCATTCAAGTACAAGCTGGTGCGTCCTCTAATTGATTCTAGAGATGGATCCATATATGGTGTGCTGCTAGAATGGGACCAGCTTGCTGCCCTATCAGACTTGATAGTGTTGAGACCTAATGGCGCCCCGAAGGTTGTCCTCGCGATAAGGGGAACAGTACTTAAGCAGTCGACAGTTGTGAGAGACCTCGAAGACGACTTCCGGTTCTTCACCATGGAGAGCTTGAGGGGCTCTGTCAGGTTCACCGGTGCTCTCGAGGCGCTCAAGTCGGCGATCGACAAGCGTGGCAGCAACAATGTGTGCATTGCTGGGCATTCCCTGGGGGCAGGCTTTGCTCTGCAGGTTGGCAAGACTTTGGCTCAAGATGGGATCTTTGTAGAATGCCATCTGTTCAATCCACCATCAGTCTCACTTGGCATGGGGCTGAGGAAACTTCAGGAGAAAGCCGGCAAGGTCTTGAAGAGATATGTCAGTGGAAGTTCTTCAAATGCTACAGAACTTTCTCACCCAACAGAGGATGGAGGAGCAGCTTCTGAAATTGGAGAAGAAAAGCTGATCAAGGAGGTAAAGAGATGGGTGCCAAACCTGTACATAAACAGCTGTGACTACATTTGCTGCTTTTATGCTGATCGCAGCGGTGTCGCCACTGTTACTGCCGAGAAGCATGATGGCCATTCTGGGACTCATTCCAAGCTGTTTGTGATTGCCAAAGGACCAAAGAAGTTCCTTGAAGCTCATGGGTTGCAGCAATGGTGGTCAGATGATTATGAACTCCAGTTGGCCGTTCATGATAGCAAGCTCATGTATAGGCACCTTAAGTCGCTGTATGTGAATGAATCATAG